From a single Populus trichocarpa isolate Nisqually-1 chromosome 17, P.trichocarpa_v4.1, whole genome shotgun sequence genomic region:
- the LOC112323250 gene encoding protein FAR-RED ELONGATED HYPOCOTYL 3 isoform X1 has protein sequence MDFIVDNDANGDIAGNVAVDIARARDENEIVENSVEGEFEQYDHKMDKESLAIDMIPDAVPAMSMVAADEPYMGQEFDSEASAHAFYNAYATRIGFVIRVSKLSRSRRDGSAIGRALVCNKEGFRMPDKREKIVRQRAETRVGCRAMILVRKASSGKWEVTKFVKEHTHSLTPGKARRDCIYDQYPNEHDKIRELSQQLALEKKRAATYKRHLELIFEQIEEHNESLSKKIQHIVHSVRGMENKPQQSQT, from the exons a TGGACTTCATCGTTGATAATGATGCTAATGGTGATATAGCTGGAAATGTGGCTGTGGACATTGCTAGGGCTAGAGATGAAAACGAAATCGTTGAAAATTCTGTTGAAGGAGAATTTGAACAGTATGATCATAAAATGGATAAAGAGTCTTTGGCTATAGATATGATCCCAGATGCAGTTCCAGCTATGTCAATGGTTGCTGCAGATGAGCCATACATGGGACAGGAGTTTGATTCAGAAGCATCTGCACATGCATTTTACAATGCTTATGCCACACGCATAGGATTTGTCATCCGTGTAAGCAAACTTTCTCGATCAAGACGTGATGGATCTGCTATTGGCCGAGCGCTTGTTTGCAATAAAGAGGGCTTCAGAATGCCTGACAAGCGTGAAAAGATTGTAAGACAAAGGGCAGAAACAAGGGTTGGTTGCAGGGCAATGATTTTGGTGAGAAAAGCAAGTTCTGGAAAATGGGAGGTTACAAAGTTTGTGAAGGAGCATACTCATTCCTTGACACCCGGAAAAGCTCGAAGGGATTGCATTTATGATCAATACCCG aATGAACACGATAAGATTAGGGAATTATCACAGCAGCTGGCCTTGGAGAAAAAGAGAGCTGCGACCTATAAAAGGCACCTGGAATTGATTTTTGAGCAGATTGAGGAACATAACGAGAGTCTATCAAAGAAGATCCAACATATAGTACACAGTGTGAGGGGCATGGAAAACAAACCACAGCAGAGTCAGACATAG
- the LOC112323250 gene encoding protein FAR-RED ELONGATED HYPOCOTYL 3 isoform X2, whose protein sequence is MDFIVDNDANGDIAGNVAVDIARARDENEIVENSVEGEFEQYDHKMDKESLAIDMIPDAVPAMSMVAADEPYMGQEFDSEASAHAFYNAYATRIGFVIRVSKLSRSRRDGSAIGRALVCNKEGFRMPDKREKIVRQRAETRVGCRAMILVRKASSGKWEVTKFVKEHTHSLTPGKARRDCIYDQYPNEHDKIRELSQQLALEKKRAATYKRHLELIFEQIEEHNESLSKKIQHIVHSVRGMENKPQQSQT, encoded by the exons A TGGACTTCATCGTTGATAATGATGCTAATGGTGATATAGCTGGAAATGTGGCTGTGGACATTGCTAGGGCTAGAGATGAAAACGAAATCGTTGAAAATTCTGTTGAAGGAGAATTTGAACAGTATGATCATAAAATGGATAAAGAGTCTTTGGCTATAGATATGATCCCAGATGCAGTTCCAGCTATGTCAATGGTTGCTGCAGATGAGCCATACATGGGACAGGAGTTTGATTCAGAAGCATCTGCACATGCATTTTACAATGCTTATGCCACACGCATAGGATTTGTCATCCGTGTAAGCAAACTTTCTCGATCAAGACGTGATGGATCTGCTATTGGCCGAGCGCTTGTTTGCAATAAAGAGGGCTTCAGAATGCCTGACAAGCGTGAAAAGATTGTAAGACAAAGGGCAGAAACAAGGGTTGGTTGCAGGGCAATGATTTTGGTGAGAAAAGCAAGTTCTGGAAAATGGGAGGTTACAAAGTTTGTGAAGGAGCATACTCATTCCTTGACACCCGGAAAAGCTCGAAGGGATTGCATTTATGATCAATACCCG aATGAACACGATAAGATTAGGGAATTATCACAGCAGCTGGCCTTGGAGAAAAAGAGAGCTGCGACCTATAAAAGGCACCTGGAATTGATTTTTGAGCAGATTGAGGAACATAACGAGAGTCTATCAAAGAAGATCCAACATATAGTACACAGTGTGAGGGGCATGGAAAACAAACCACAGCAGAGTCAGACATAG
- the LOC18106910 gene encoding uncharacterized protein LOC18106910 gives MKRMIALGFEGSANKIGVGVVTLDGTILSNPRHTYITPPGQGFLPRETAQHHLQHVLPLVKSALETAKITPDEIDCLCYTKGPGMGAPLQVSAVVIRVLSQLWKKPIVAVNHCVAHIEMGRIVTGADDPVVLYVSGGNTQVIAYSEGRYRIFGETIDIAVGNCLDRFARVLQLSNDPAPGYNIEQLAKKGEQFIDLPYVVKGMDVSFSGILSFIEATTEEKLKNNECTPADLCYSLQETVFAMLVEITERAMAHCDKKDILIVGGVGCNERLQEMMRIMCAERGGMLYATDDRYCIDNGAMIAYTGLLAFAYGETTPLEESTFTQRFRTDEVHAIWRDKKELASVTGIDEPGDKIEENQG, from the exons ATGAAGAGAATGATAGCACTAGGATTTGAAGGTTCTGCAAACAAGATAGGAGTTGGGGTTGTTACATTAGATGGGACAATTTTATCAAACCCAAGACATACTTATATAACCCCACCTGGTCAAGGTTTTTTGCCAAGAGAAACAGCCCAACATCATTTGCAGCATGTTTTACCACTTGTTAAGTCTGCTTTAGAGACCGCAAAGATAACCCCAGATGAAATCGATTGCCTTTGTTACACTAAAGGTCCTGGTATGGGAGCACCTTTACAAGTGTCTGCTGTTGTTATTAGAGTTCTTTCACAGTTGTGGAAGAAACCAATTGTTGCTGTTAATCATTGTGTTGCTCATATTGAGATGGGTAGGATTGTTACTGGGGCGGATGATCCTGTTGTTTTGTATGTTAGTGGTGGGAATACTCAGGTAATTGCTTACAGTGAAGGACGGTATCGGATTTTTGGTGAGACTATTGATATTGCTGTTGGGAATTGTTTGGATCGGTTCGCCAGAGTTTTGCAGCTGTCTAATGACCCTGCTCCTGGATATAACATTGAGCAG CTTGCTAAGAAAGGAGAGCAATTTATAGATCTTCCTTATGTTGTCAAAGGGATGGATGTTTCTTTTAGTGGAATATTGAGCTTTATTGAAGCCACCACAGAGGAGAAGCTTAAAAATAACGAGTGCACTCCTGCAGACTTGTGCTATTCCCTCCAG GAAACAGTGTTTGCTATGCTTGTGGAGATCACAGAACGGGCAATGGCGCATTGTGATAAGAAAGATATTCTTATTGTTGGCGGTGTGGGTTGCAATGAGCGCTTGCAAGAGATGATGAGAATAATGTGTGCTGAGCGGGGTGGAATGCTATATGCAACTGATGATAGGTATTGCATTGACAACGGAGCAATGATTGCATATACTGGTCTCCTTGCTTTTGCTTATGGTGAAACAACTCCACTAGAGGAATCAACTTTCACCCAGAGGTTCCGAACTGACGAAGTGCATGCAATTTGGAGAGACAAAAAAGAGCTGGCCAGCGTGACTGGTATTGACGAACCTGGagacaaaattgaagaaaaccaaG GTTGA